The genomic region GTTGGTCGATCCGGTCGGCGGCGATTCCTCCGACCAGCACGAACGCGACCAGGCCTGCGCCGAAGCAGGTGGTGACCAGCGACAGCGACACCGGATCGTTGTTCAGTTCGATGACCTGCAGGGCCAGCACCACCGCGAACATCCCGTCGGCGAAGATCGACAGCGTGACCGCCGTGATCAGCAGGCGGTACGCACGGATCCGAAACGGTGCGAGCACGCGCCAGCCGCCGGCCTCGCGGGCCGGCTCGGTATCGAAATGCGTACTCACTCAACGATGGTCGCCGACGGGTGGTCGGCGAGTCCACCGATTTTCGCGCGGAGAGAACGTCAGTCGGTGAATTTCGCGGGGCGCCGCTGCTGAAAGGCCTTGGCGCCCTCGCGGAAGTCGTCGGCGGCGAGCAGTTCCAACTGGCCCTGCGTCTCGCGCCCGATCGCAGGTTCGAACTCGGTGAGGGTGGCGGCATTGATGGCGTGCTTGGTCTTGCGCAAGGCGACGGCGGGCCCCGACTTGAGCGTGTCGATCACCTTGTCGATCTCGGCGTCGAACTCGTCGGCCGGATACACCGCCGTCACCAGGCCCCAGTCGTAGGCCTCGGCGGCCGGGATGCGCTCGGCGAGCAACGCCATACGTGTCGCACGGATCCGGCCGACCGCGGCGGCGATCAACGCCGAGGCCCCGCCGTCGGGCATCAACCCGATCTTGGTGAACGCCAGCATGAAGAACGCCTTGTCCGAGGCCAGTACGACGTCGGAGGCCAACGCCAGCGACACCCCCACGCCCGCAGCGGGGCCGTGCACGACGGCGACCACGGGCTGCGGCAGGTTCACGATCGCGCGCACCGCGCGGTTGGCGGCGTCGAGCACGTCAGCCGGTGTGCCGTTCGCACCGGGGTTGGCATGGTCCTCCTCGCTGATGCCGGCGCCGGAGGAGAAGCCGCGGCCCGCACCGCCCAACCGCACCACCTTGACCCGTGGGTCGGAGGCCGCCCGGGTGAGCGTCTCGGCAAGCGTCACGAGCATCGGGTACGACAGCGAGTTGAGGCTGTCGGGCCGGTTCAGCGTGATCGAGAGCACGGCGTCGGCGAGGTCGACCGACAGGCTGTCGATGCCGGCGTAGGCGGGTGCACCCGAGTCAAGGGAAGTCATGATCGCACCCTAAAGCGAGTCCACCTGGTTATACAAGTAAGCTATGTCGGCGATCGACAGCGACAGTCGGATGAAGGGCGGAACGACCATGGCGGGACCACTTCACGGACTGCGAGTCATCGAACTCGCCAGCATCGGGCCCGGCCCGCACGCCGCGATGATCCTCGGTGACCTCGGGGCCGACGTCGTTCGCGTCGATCGCCCCGGCAAGCTGGGCGGCATCCCCACCAGCAAGCGGGAGGCCACGCTCCGCAACCGCCGATCGGTCACGGCCGACCTCAAATCCGACGAGGGGCGTGAGCTCGTGCTGCGCCTGGTCGCCAAGGCCGACGTGTTGATCGAAGGCCTGCGGCCCGGGGTGACCGAGCGTCTCGGCCTCGGTCCGGAGGACTGCGCCAAGGTCAACGACCGCCTCATCTACGGCCGTATGACCGGTTGGGGCCAGACCGGCCCAAGACGCCTGCAGGCAGGCCACGACATCAACTACATCTCGCTCAACGGCGTTCTGCATTCGATCGGGCGGGCAGGGGAACGGCCGGTGCCGCCGCTGAACCTCACCGGCGACTTCGGCGGCGGGTCGATGTTCCTGCTCGTCGGCATCCTCTCGGCGCTGTGGGAGCGCCACAGTTCGGGCAAGGGTCAGGTCGTCGACGCCGCGATGGTCGACGGGTCCAGCGTGCTGGCCCAGATGATCTGGGGCTTCCGGCAGGACGGGATGTGGTCCGACGAGCGCGGCGTCAACATCCTCGACGGTGGTGCGCCGTATTACGACACCTACACGTGCTCCGACGGCCGCCACATCGCAGTGGGTTGCATCGAACCGCAGTTCTACGCCGAGTTCCTCAAGGGGCTGGGCCTCGAGGGTGAGGACCTGCCCGACCAGAACGACATGAGCCGCTGGCCCCAACTGCGG from Mycobacterium sp. IDR2000157661 harbors:
- a CDS encoding enoyl-CoA hydratase; the protein is MTSLDSGAPAYAGIDSLSVDLADAVLSITLNRPDSLNSLSYPMLVTLAETLTRAASDPRVKVVRLGGAGRGFSSGAGISEEDHANPGANGTPADVLDAANRAVRAIVNLPQPVVAVVHGPAAGVGVSLALASDVVLASDKAFFMLAFTKIGLMPDGGASALIAAAVGRIRATRMALLAERIPAAEAYDWGLVTAVYPADEFDAEIDKVIDTLKSGPAVALRKTKHAINAATLTEFEPAIGRETQGQLELLAADDFREGAKAFQQRRPAKFTD
- a CDS encoding CaiB/BaiF CoA transferase family protein, with protein sequence MAGPLHGLRVIELASIGPGPHAAMILGDLGADVVRVDRPGKLGGIPTSKREATLRNRRSVTADLKSDEGRELVLRLVAKADVLIEGLRPGVTERLGLGPEDCAKVNDRLIYGRMTGWGQTGPRRLQAGHDINYISLNGVLHSIGRAGERPVPPLNLTGDFGGGSMFLLVGILSALWERHSSGKGQVVDAAMVDGSSVLAQMIWGFRQDGMWSDERGVNILDGGAPYYDTYTCSDGRHIAVGCIEPQFYAEFLKGLGLEGEDLPDQNDMSRWPQLRARLAEVIASKDRDHWAKVFETSDACVTPVLSFGEVQTEPHITERDTFYRDESTDGDYLQPMPAPRFSRSEPPQPTPPGQAGADTEAVLRDWS